A window of Bacteroidota bacterium contains these coding sequences:
- a CDS encoding DUF1670 domain-containing protein, translated as DQGSNPTHKGIIISLYEEGVSPADIVLRTGHTQGAVDRYIKAYEQVLQLVKKKHDAISICQITGRTMNTNIQYLRLVKEFHPELKVDIKLKTDQHKSWYENRKKHNK; from the coding sequence GATCAAGGCAGCAACCCGACACATAAAGGTATCATCATCTCGTTGTATGAAGAAGGTGTTTCACCAGCGGACATTGTGCTTAGGACTGGTCACACACAAGGAGCAGTTGATCGATACATCAAGGCTTATGAGCAAGTGTTACAGTTGGTTAAGAAGAAACACGATGCGATCTCAATATGTCAAATTACAGGACGGACTATGAACACCAACATTCAATATTTACGTCTTGTAAAAGAGTTTCACCCAGAGTTAAAAGTTGATATCAAATTAAAAACCGACCAACATAAAAGTTGGTACGAAAATAGAAAAAAACATAATAAATAA